In Crinalium epipsammum PCC 9333, the following are encoded in one genomic region:
- a CDS encoding glutathione S-transferase family protein, with the protein MLELYQFEVSQYAEKVRLILDYKGLPYRKIEVTPGVGQLELFRLSGQRKVPVLKDGNTVIADSTAIALYLDKQYPEKPLIPVDPKQRGLCLLIEEWADESIGIKSRPVLFEALSKNLSLRSAILPSATPDILKNLVGSVPGEFLNLLGVGVGASPEAVKEAKTAIHQDLEALSLMLVDSPYLVADYPTLADFTVAGLSMLLKFPSGNYLNIPEALKGKGVPEFTDNAAYQPFFNWRDRLYADYRKPLTATTTTYTSGSNTPTSINID; encoded by the coding sequence ATGCTGGAATTATATCAATTTGAAGTATCACAATACGCCGAAAAAGTCAGACTAATCCTAGATTATAAAGGATTGCCTTACCGTAAAATTGAAGTCACACCAGGAGTGGGACAACTAGAACTCTTCCGGCTGTCTGGTCAAAGAAAAGTACCAGTGTTGAAGGATGGTAATACAGTTATTGCTGATTCTACTGCGATCGCACTCTATCTAGACAAGCAATATCCAGAAAAACCCTTAATCCCAGTTGACCCCAAGCAACGTGGACTTTGTTTACTAATTGAAGAATGGGCAGATGAATCTATTGGGATCAAAAGTCGTCCAGTACTATTTGAAGCCTTAAGCAAAAATTTAAGCTTGCGTAGTGCCATTTTACCCAGTGCAACACCAGATATCTTAAAAAATTTAGTTGGTTCTGTCCCAGGTGAATTCCTCAACCTTCTAGGTGTGGGTGTTGGCGCAAGTCCAGAGGCAGTCAAAGAAGCTAAAACAGCCATCCATCAAGACTTAGAAGCATTAAGTTTGATGTTAGTAGATAGTCCTTACTTAGTTGCAGACTACCCAACCCTGGCAGATTTTACTGTCGCGGGTTTAAGTATGCTGCTGAAGTTTCCATCAGGAAATTATCTCAACATTCCAGAAGCACTCAAAGGCAAAGGAGTTCCAGAGTTTACTGACAATGCTGCTTATCAGCCGTTTTTTAATTGGCGCGATCGCTTATATGCAGACTATCGTAAACCATTAACTGCAACTACGACTACTTACACTAGCGGCAGCAACACTCCCACCTCGATTAACATTGATTAA
- a CDS encoding GlsB/YeaQ/YmgE family stress response membrane protein has protein sequence MGIIAWIVLGLIAGAIAKAIYPGSQGGGILATMALGIVGALVGGWLGQVLLGTSGGASFGALTLPSIAFAVLGAIVVIFLWGLLTRQSA, from the coding sequence ATGGGTATTATTGCATGGATTGTTTTAGGCTTAATTGCTGGCGCGATCGCTAAAGCTATTTATCCAGGTTCACAAGGTGGCGGTATCCTAGCTACCATGGCTCTAGGAATTGTCGGTGCATTAGTAGGAGGTTGGCTAGGTCAAGTCTTACTGGGGACGAGTGGTGGGGCATCCTTTGGAGCATTGACTCTGCCCAGTATCGCTTTTGCAGTTCTTGGTGCTATAGTTGTGATTTTCCTGTGGGGTTTGTTAACTCGTCAAAGTGCATAA
- a CDS encoding GNAT family N-acetyltransferase, producing the protein MNNSEQLDYLPVLKTQRLLLRKICLSDAEDMFEYACDPEVAKYTIWAAHQSLEHSKRFVNKIIEFYNTHQLTVWGIVDTNGKFIGTCGFGDLQLIDAKAELGYALSRKYWGKGYMTEAVTAAIDFGFSNMPLNRIEARCEPENIASVRVLEKVGMKYEGLLRQHIYSKGTYHDMKIYSILKQEWSDTKTTVNAEI; encoded by the coding sequence ATGAATAACTCAGAACAATTGGATTATTTACCAGTTTTAAAAACTCAACGATTGCTACTACGAAAAATTTGCTTAAGTGATGCAGAGGATATGTTTGAATATGCCTGTGATCCCGAAGTTGCTAAATATACTATTTGGGCAGCACACCAGTCTCTCGAACATAGCAAGCGTTTTGTTAATAAAATCATTGAGTTCTACAATACTCATCAGCTAACGGTTTGGGGCATAGTGGACACCAACGGTAAATTTATCGGTACTTGTGGATTTGGCGATTTGCAACTCATTGATGCCAAAGCAGAACTTGGCTATGCCTTATCTAGAAAGTATTGGGGCAAAGGATACATGACTGAGGCAGTTACGGCTGCTATAGATTTCGGCTTTAGCAATATGCCCCTAAATCGGATTGAAGCGCGATGTGAACCGGAAAATATAGCTTCGGTGCGGGTACTAGAAAAAGTCGGAATGAAGTATGAAGGTTTGTTACGACAACATATCTATAGTAAAGGAACCTACCACGACATGAAAATATATTCAATTCTCAAGCAAGAATGGTCCGATACCAAGACTACGGTTAATGCTGAGATTTAG
- a CDS encoding COP23 domain-containing protein, with protein MKINLFTGILGAVAIAVGTTATMIQPSLAENNRFFCGTSNGVPVTVVRTSRGEIPMIRWVSDYFSSSRYSALQRCQEVSERFQRYNDNGKLQFIRTGMINQHPVLCFADYKGGPCAMNSVLVTLEPGTNPERVLARLFDLRARAAGRVINLSGDQIISYQDGEAYLDIKQLLKVSAIKAK; from the coding sequence ATGAAAATAAATCTATTTACAGGAATTTTAGGCGCGGTAGCGATCGCAGTAGGTACAACTGCCACGATGATACAGCCTAGTTTGGCTGAAAATAATAGATTTTTTTGCGGTACAAGCAATGGTGTGCCTGTAACGGTTGTACGCACATCACGGGGAGAGATCCCGATGATTCGTTGGGTTTCTGATTATTTTAGTAGCTCTCGGTACAGCGCACTACAAAGATGTCAAGAAGTTTCTGAGAGATTTCAGCGATACAACGACAATGGTAAATTGCAGTTCATTAGAACTGGAATGATCAATCAGCACCCTGTATTATGTTTTGCTGATTACAAAGGAGGGCCTTGCGCGATGAATTCAGTGTTAGTTACCCTTGAACCTGGAACTAACCCTGAGCGGGTTTTGGCGCGATTATTTGATTTGAGGGCGCGTGCAGCAGGTAGAGTAATTAATTTAAGTGGAGACCAAATAATTTCTTATCAGGATGGTGAAGCTTACCTGGATATTAAGCAATTGCTCAAAGTATCTGCTATTAAAGCAAAGTAA
- a CDS encoding S1 family peptidase encodes MSKSFKPGQIIWRLLIMVACVGSLPLALPAQAPNFQVSAPKFVAKTSKKLSTQQLYRKAQVITVKIWSKDILGSGILIQRQGQVYTVLTNAHVLRAGDPPYRIQAFDGNIYPVAQQTIKSLAANDLAILQFTSKKEVYAVASVGLSSTLAVDDEVFAAGFPFKFTTYKRASFPAQKPKSSVAWKAVKKSVSIHSGDWEKKAKNQSQLKFVFRSGRVSLLLNKALEGGYQIGYTNKIEKGMSGGPLLNRRGELVGVNGMHAYPLWGNPYIFQDGSDPEKNLQEQMIHFSWAIPIEIGVQLAENSVVKPGNISWQNLSFFRGFYLRPPN; translated from the coding sequence GTGAGCAAATCCTTTAAGCCAGGTCAGATAATTTGGCGCTTGTTGATAATGGTAGCTTGTGTGGGCAGTTTACCTTTAGCATTGCCAGCACAAGCTCCAAATTTTCAAGTTTCTGCACCAAAATTTGTAGCTAAAACCTCAAAGAAACTATCAACTCAGCAGCTTTACCGAAAAGCTCAAGTAATTACGGTGAAGATCTGGTCAAAAGATATTTTAGGGTCAGGAATTTTGATTCAAAGACAAGGGCAGGTTTATACTGTGCTGACCAATGCTCATGTTCTTAGGGCAGGAGATCCTCCCTATCGGATTCAAGCTTTTGATGGAAATATCTACCCAGTTGCTCAACAGACAATAAAATCTTTGGCTGCCAATGATTTAGCCATATTGCAGTTCACCAGTAAAAAGGAAGTTTATGCTGTGGCATCTGTAGGTTTATCATCTACTTTGGCAGTAGATGATGAAGTATTTGCAGCAGGATTTCCCTTTAAATTTACGACTTATAAACGAGCATCTTTTCCTGCTCAAAAACCTAAATCCTCTGTGGCATGGAAGGCGGTAAAGAAATCCGTAAGCATTCATTCAGGAGATTGGGAAAAGAAAGCTAAAAATCAGTCTCAACTTAAGTTTGTCTTTCGTAGTGGTCGAGTATCGCTGTTATTAAATAAAGCTTTGGAAGGGGGTTATCAGATTGGGTACACCAATAAGATTGAAAAGGGTATGAGTGGTGGACCTTTACTTAATCGTCGAGGTGAGCTAGTCGGCGTTAATGGTATGCACGCTTATCCTCTTTGGGGTAATCCTTATATCTTTCAGGATGGTTCTGACCCAGAAAAAAATTTGCAGGAACAGATGATTCATTTTAGTTGGGCAATTCCGATTGAAATTGGTGTACAGCTAGCTGAAAACTCAGTTGTTAAGCCAGGAAATATTTCCTGGCAAAATTTGAGTTTTTTTCGTGGATTCTACTTACGCCCACCTAATTAA
- a CDS encoding tetratricopeptide repeat-containing S1 family peptidase, which yields MFFSFAQVPAVVMGVALVGVFSPVAFALSAPQVNAIAKEITVRLSGKNNGSGVIINRKGNTYDVLTNWHVVKEAGIYHIEVSDGKKYTVKSSQIKRVPGLDLALLQFDSFKNYRVAELGNNDALTEGVQVYVAGWAEPGPLISEATYQFLNGQISSLLRNPKDGYSLVYTINAAPGMSGGPVLNENGYLVGINGRAIPDLRTGTVTFVLGIGINTFLATNNTFQKPQIISATAVEERGAVDFLRGGLDKVAKGDFNGAIALYDRAISLNPNLAEAYNNRGLARSKQQDFTGAIADYDRAISLNPNLAEAYNNRGLARSKQQDFTGAIADYDRAISLNPNLAEAYNNRGLARSGQKDFNGAIADYDRAISLNPNLAEAYANRGFVHSQQIAQTLTVPNGAYLTVRSSLDIKSLAIADFQKAANLFLQQGNKFNYQRSLDMINQLQH from the coding sequence ATGTTTTTCTCATTTGCTCAGGTTCCAGCAGTTGTGATGGGTGTAGCTTTGGTGGGGGTGTTTTCGCCAGTTGCGTTTGCTTTATCAGCGCCACAGGTAAATGCGATCGCTAAAGAAATTACGGTTCGGCTCAGTGGGAAAAATAATGGTTCTGGTGTAATTATTAACCGTAAAGGTAATACTTATGATGTCCTCACTAACTGGCACGTGGTTAAGGAAGCAGGCATTTATCATATTGAAGTTAGTGATGGTAAAAAATATACAGTTAAATCCAGCCAAATTAAAAGAGTACCTGGATTAGATTTAGCTTTGTTACAGTTCGATAGTTTTAAAAACTACCGTGTAGCTGAGTTAGGTAATAATGACGCTTTGACGGAGGGGGTACAAGTTTATGTGGCTGGTTGGGCTGAACCAGGTCCGTTAATTTCAGAAGCAACTTATCAGTTTTTGAATGGACAAATTTCTAGTCTTTTGCGAAATCCCAAGGATGGTTATTCTCTGGTTTATACTATTAATGCTGCTCCTGGAATGAGTGGTGGTCCTGTACTCAATGAAAATGGTTATTTAGTAGGAATTAATGGACGCGCTATTCCAGATTTGAGGACTGGGACGGTGACTTTTGTGTTAGGAATTGGAATTAATACCTTTTTGGCTACTAATAATACTTTCCAAAAACCTCAGATAATTAGTGCTACAGCAGTGGAAGAAAGGGGTGCTGTAGATTTTCTACGGGGTGGTTTGGATAAAGTTGCCAAAGGAGATTTTAATGGTGCGATCGCACTATACGATCGTGCAATATCTCTTAATCCTAATTTAGCTGAAGCTTATAATAACCGAGGTCTTGCTCGTTCAAAGCAGCAAGATTTCACGGGTGCGATCGCTGATTATGATCGTGCAATATCTCTTAATCCTAACTTAGCTGAAGCTTATAATAACCGAGGTCTTGCTCGTTCAAAGCAGCAAGATTTCACGGGTGCGATCGCTGATTATGATCGTGCAATATCTCTTAATCCTAACTTAGCTGAAGCTTATAATAACCGAGGTCTTGCTCGTTCAGGGCAGAAAGATTTTAATGGTGCGATCGCTGATTATGATCGTGCAATATCTCTTAATCCTAACTTAGCTGAAGCCTACGCCAACCGAGGTTTTGTTCATAGTCAACAAATTGCTCAAACCTTAACTGTCCCAAATGGGGCGTATTTGACAGTGCGTAGTTCGCTGGATATAAAATCATTAGCGATCGCCGATTTTCAAAAAGCTGCCAACCTATTTTTACAGCAAGGCAATAAATTCAATTATCAAAGATCATTGGATATGATCAACCAGCTTCAACATTAG
- a CDS encoding serine/threonine-protein kinase, translating to MVENTLRDRYQIIQHLASRRFCEIYLAKDEDLPGKPVCVIKQLKPKNLDPLLWSTAKRFFKAEAEALYRLGKHDKIPQLLAQFEEGANSYIVQEFIEGKELSEELIAGQQWSEEQVIVFCREVLEILDFLHQHHIIHRDIKPSNLIRRTKDNKITLIDFGAVKQKTPDFGVNVDQGGWTVAIGTEGYMPPEQANGNPQYNSDIYALGVICIQALTGVAPQKDNNTNELIWQNQAKISPKFANVLNKIVHTDYNQRYQSAAVALQEIKKLSNIDIQRKENKSSFINVLPVILLTISLLTFVSTLLFTQWRITEINKNLNNPTSTELPLAKSNNFVSYENVNAGIKIKYPENWQKQDVENPFTGEIVLFTSPSNPTNKFAPKLSIRTENLSRQSISLEDYTNSSLKEIQKYLENANITDSSSTTLGGIPAHRVVYNGVDGESRIIENLEVWAVFNQKVYIVSYTATPEEYPNYLESVEKMINFFEIF from the coding sequence ATGGTAGAAAATACGCTTCGTGACCGCTACCAAATTATTCAACATCTTGCCAGTCGGCGATTTTGTGAAATATACCTAGCCAAAGATGAAGATCTCCCTGGCAAACCTGTGTGTGTGATTAAGCAACTCAAGCCTAAAAATCTTGATCCTTTGCTATGGTCAACTGCCAAAAGATTTTTTAAAGCTGAAGCTGAAGCATTGTACCGATTAGGTAAGCATGATAAAATTCCACAGCTACTAGCTCAATTTGAAGAAGGCGCTAATTCTTATATAGTTCAAGAATTTATTGAAGGTAAGGAATTAAGTGAAGAACTCATAGCTGGACAGCAATGGAGTGAGGAACAAGTAATTGTTTTCTGTCGTGAGGTGCTAGAAATTCTAGATTTTCTTCATCAGCACCACATCATCCACAGAGATATTAAACCCTCAAATTTAATTCGTAGAACGAAAGATAATAAAATTACTTTGATTGATTTTGGAGCCGTCAAACAAAAGACCCCTGACTTCGGTGTTAATGTAGATCAAGGTGGTTGGACAGTTGCTATTGGTACTGAGGGTTATATGCCACCCGAACAAGCTAACGGCAACCCACAATATAACAGTGATATTTATGCTTTAGGAGTAATCTGTATTCAAGCTCTGACGGGAGTAGCTCCGCAGAAAGATAATAATACAAATGAACTTATTTGGCAAAATCAAGCTAAAATTAGTCCTAAATTTGCTAATGTCTTAAATAAGATAGTACATACTGACTACAATCAACGCTACCAATCGGCGGCTGTTGCATTGCAGGAGATTAAAAAATTATCTAATATTGATATTCAAAGAAAAGAAAACAAAAGCTCATTTATTAATGTGCTACCTGTAATATTACTAACAATAAGTTTATTGACATTTGTCAGTACACTACTATTTACCCAATGGCGGATTACAGAGATAAATAAAAACCTTAATAATCCTACTTCCACTGAGTTACCCTTAGCGAAATCAAACAATTTTGTAAGCTATGAAAATGTGAATGCAGGTATCAAAATCAAGTATCCTGAAAACTGGCAAAAACAAGATGTAGAAAATCCATTTACAGGTGAAATAGTTTTATTTACATCTCCGTCTAATCCAACAAACAAGTTTGCACCAAAGCTAAGTATCAGAACTGAGAATTTATCTCGGCAATCTATTTCTTTAGAAGATTATACTAATTCCTCTCTAAAAGAAATTCAAAAATATTTAGAGAATGCCAATATAACTGATTCAAGCTCAACTACATTAGGAGGTATTCCAGCACATCGGGTGGTTTATAATGGTGTGGATGGAGAATCTCGAATAATTGAAAATTTGGAGGTTTGGGCAGTTTTTAATCAAAAAGTTTATATTGTTTCATATACAGCTACACCGGAAGAATATCCTAATTATTTAGAATCTGTAGAAAAAATGATTAATTTTTTTGAAATTTTTTAA
- a CDS encoding phosphoglycerate kinase, whose protein sequence is MSKKSVANLSASDLSGKRVLVRVDFNVPLDDAGNITDDTRIRAALPTIQDLTGKGAKVILTSHFGRPKGVDDKLRLTPVAKRLSELLGQDVIKCDDCIGDEVTSSVGAMQDGQVALLENVRFYKEEEKNDPEFAKKLASVADLYVNDAFGTAHRAHASTEGVTHYLSPSVAGYLIEKELKYLQSAIESPQRPLAAIIGGSKVSSKIGVIETLLDKCDKLLLGGGMIFTFYKARGLNVGKSLVEEDKLELARSLEAKAKERGVQLLLPTDVVVADNFAADANSQTVSIENIPDGWMGLDIGPDSVKVFQEALADCKSVIWNGPMGVFEFDKFAAGTFAIAHTLAEIGKQGATTIIGGGDSVAAVEKVGLADQMSHISTGGGASLELLEGKELPGIAALDEA, encoded by the coding sequence GTGTCCAAGAAAAGTGTAGCGAATTTGTCGGCATCTGATTTATCTGGCAAACGAGTACTGGTACGGGTAGATTTCAACGTGCCACTAGATGATGCTGGTAACATTACAGACGATACACGCATTCGAGCAGCTTTACCGACAATTCAAGATTTGACTGGTAAAGGAGCTAAGGTAATTCTTACCAGTCACTTTGGTCGTCCCAAGGGTGTAGATGACAAACTGCGCCTTACACCAGTTGCCAAGCGCCTCTCTGAATTGCTTGGACAAGATGTGATTAAATGCGATGACTGCATTGGTGATGAAGTCACCTCTTCAGTAGGCGCAATGCAAGATGGGCAAGTGGCATTGTTAGAAAATGTCCGCTTCTACAAAGAAGAAGAAAAGAACGACCCTGAATTTGCTAAAAAGTTGGCATCGGTTGCCGATTTATATGTAAATGATGCTTTTGGAACTGCTCACCGCGCTCATGCTTCTACCGAAGGTGTAACACACTACCTCAGCCCTTCTGTAGCTGGTTATTTGATTGAAAAAGAACTCAAGTATCTACAAAGCGCCATTGAATCTCCTCAGCGTCCTCTAGCTGCTATTATCGGCGGTTCTAAGGTTTCCAGCAAGATTGGCGTAATTGAAACACTGTTAGATAAATGCGATAAGTTGCTGCTGGGTGGTGGGATGATTTTCACCTTCTACAAAGCGCGTGGGCTGAATGTTGGTAAATCTTTAGTAGAAGAAGATAAGCTAGAATTAGCACGCTCTTTGGAAGCTAAAGCCAAAGAACGGGGTGTACAGTTATTGTTACCTACTGATGTAGTTGTTGCTGATAATTTTGCGGCTGATGCTAACTCTCAAACTGTTAGTATTGAAAACATTCCCGATGGTTGGATGGGTTTAGATATTGGTCCTGATTCTGTGAAGGTATTCCAAGAAGCACTAGCAGATTGCAAGAGTGTAATTTGGAATGGTCCAATGGGTGTGTTTGAGTTTGATAAGTTTGCTGCTGGAACATTCGCGATCGCACATACTCTGGCTGAAATTGGTAAGCAAGGCGCTACTACTATTATCGGTGGTGGTGACTCTGTTGCTGCTGTCGAAAAAGTTGGTCTTGCAGATCAAATGAGCCACATTTCTACTGGTGGTGGTGCTTCTCTGGAGTTGCTTGAAGGTAAAGAATTACCTGGTATTGCTGCACTTGATGAAGCATAA
- a CDS encoding universal stress protein, with the protein MFKTVLFPVDQSREAREAAEVVVNIVQKYSSHLVLLSVVETPTSEEEVPESSPMASPEAIAELLKTAQNLFSEQGIQAQTIEREGKPAFIICDVADEIDADLIVMGCRGLGLTEEGASESVTNRVINLSPCPVLIVP; encoded by the coding sequence ATGTTTAAGACTGTATTATTTCCTGTTGATCAAAGCCGCGAAGCCCGCGAAGCGGCTGAGGTAGTTGTTAATATCGTGCAAAAATATAGCAGCCACTTAGTTTTGCTATCAGTAGTAGAAACACCCACCTCAGAGGAAGAAGTGCCAGAATCAAGTCCGATGGCATCCCCAGAAGCGATCGCGGAACTACTCAAAACTGCCCAAAATTTGTTCTCGGAACAAGGCATCCAAGCTCAAACCATTGAGCGCGAAGGCAAACCAGCTTTCATTATCTGTGATGTGGCAGACGAGATTGATGCAGATTTGATTGTTATGGGTTGTCGAGGACTTGGTTTAACTGAAGAAGGAGCCTCTGAGAGCGTCACCAACAGGGTGATTAATCTATCTCCTTGTCCAGTTTTAATTGTTCCTTAA
- the ylqF gene encoding ribosome biogenesis GTPase YlqF, producing MSTPPIQWYPGHIAKAERSLKEQLKRVDVVLEVRDARIPLATRHPQVQEWIASKTKVLVLNRVDMISPAVRQLWTQWFLQHGEKPYFTNAQQGEGVVAISKAAAEAGVEVNKKRSDRGLLPRPVRAVVIGFPNVGKSALINRLLKKRVVESARRAGVTKQLRWVRISDQIELLDAPGIIPWKLDDQDAAFKLAICDDIGEASYDNQRVAAALVDLLNDLIVTDPDLLPQSPLKSRYELDSAPFSGEEYLQNLADQRNKGDIERTARQMLNDFRKGLFGAIPLDLPPQPQ from the coding sequence ATGTCAACTCCCCCCATCCAGTGGTATCCAGGACACATCGCCAAGGCTGAAAGATCGCTTAAAGAACAGCTAAAGCGTGTTGATGTAGTCCTAGAAGTGCGAGACGCACGTATTCCCTTAGCGACTCGACATCCACAAGTACAAGAGTGGATAGCTAGTAAGACAAAAGTTTTAGTGCTAAACCGTGTAGATATGATTTCTCCTGCGGTGCGGCAGTTGTGGACACAATGGTTTCTACAGCATGGGGAAAAGCCTTATTTCACAAATGCCCAACAGGGGGAGGGCGTGGTGGCAATCTCAAAAGCTGCGGCTGAGGCGGGTGTGGAGGTAAATAAAAAAAGGAGCGATCGCGGTTTGTTACCTCGTCCTGTCCGCGCCGTCGTCATCGGGTTTCCTAATGTTGGTAAATCTGCTCTAATTAATCGTTTACTCAAAAAGCGGGTAGTGGAAAGCGCCCGTCGCGCTGGTGTTACAAAACAGTTACGTTGGGTGCGAATTTCTGACCAAATTGAATTATTAGATGCCCCAGGTATTATTCCTTGGAAATTAGATGATCAAGATGCAGCCTTTAAATTAGCTATTTGTGATGATATTGGTGAAGCCTCTTATGATAATCAACGGGTAGCAGCAGCCCTGGTAGATTTGCTCAATGACCTAATTGTTACAGATCCAGATTTGTTACCTCAATCTCCTTTAAAATCACGCTACGAATTAGACTCCGCACCGTTTAGTGGTGAAGAATACTTACAGAATTTGGCTGATCAACGTAACAAAGGCGATATTGAACGTACAGCGCGGCAGATGTTAAATGATTTTCGCAAAGGGTTATTCGGTGCTATTCCTCTAGATCTGCCACCGCAACCGCAATAA
- a CDS encoding cysteine hydrolase family protein, producing MNRPLYNLGVPPNAWKVNDAIADITRVPIEPRPINLTTETKTLRLDLAKAAILVIDMQNDFCHPDGWLAYIGVDVTPARTPINPINNLLPVLRNFNVPLIWLNWGNRPDLLNISAGLRHVYNPTGKGIGLGDRLPKNDAPVLTVNSWAAAVIDELEQKPTDIRVDKYRMSGFWDTPLDSILRNLGKTTLFFAGVNVDQCVMATLQDANFLGYDCILLKDCTATTSPEFCLKATLYNVNQCFGFVSDSQTLINAVK from the coding sequence ATGAATCGCCCTTTGTATAATTTAGGGGTTCCTCCTAATGCGTGGAAAGTCAATGACGCGATCGCAGATATCACCCGTGTTCCCATTGAACCACGCCCGATTAATTTAACTACAGAAACTAAGACATTACGCCTAGACTTAGCTAAAGCAGCGATTTTAGTGATTGATATGCAAAATGATTTTTGTCATCCTGATGGCTGGTTAGCTTATATTGGCGTAGATGTGACACCAGCGCGTACTCCAATTAATCCTATAAATAATTTGTTGCCAGTATTACGGAATTTTAATGTACCTCTAATTTGGCTTAATTGGGGAAATCGTCCAGATTTGCTAAATATTAGTGCGGGTTTACGTCATGTTTATAATCCTACAGGAAAAGGAATTGGATTAGGCGATCGCTTACCTAAAAATGATGCCCCAGTATTAACAGTAAATAGTTGGGCGGCGGCTGTAATAGATGAATTAGAACAAAAACCCACAGATATCCGCGTTGATAAATATCGCATGAGTGGTTTTTGGGATACACCGCTTGATAGCATCTTGCGAAATTTAGGTAAAACTACTCTATTTTTTGCCGGAGTAAACGTGGATCAATGTGTAATGGCAACTTTACAAGATGCTAATTTCTTAGGCTACGATTGTATCTTGCTTAAAGACTGCACTGCTACCACTTCGCCTGAGTTTTGCCTAAAAGCAACACTTTATAATGTTAATCAATGTTTTGGATTTGTCAGCGATTCTCAAACACTCATAAATGCAGTTAAATAA
- a CDS encoding cupin domain-containing protein produces MENFRCMIADIKSPKDYQAFRISPNDTNRLAIIFDPTTDDISFTVCVEIFDTGGKTPPNRHQFATEMFFILKGEGRVDCDGRTALIKAGDSILVPATGMHIIENTGKDRLYALCVMVPNEDFAELIRRGAPVELDEEDLAVLSQANTPIFI; encoded by the coding sequence ATGGAAAATTTTCGTTGCATGATTGCAGATATCAAGTCTCCCAAAGACTACCAAGCATTTCGGATTAGTCCTAATGATACCAATAGATTAGCAATTATCTTTGATCCCACAACTGACGATATATCTTTTACTGTTTGCGTAGAAATTTTTGATACTGGTGGAAAAACTCCGCCTAACCGACATCAATTTGCAACAGAAATGTTCTTTATTTTGAAAGGTGAAGGTAGAGTAGACTGTGATGGTAGAACAGCTTTAATAAAAGCTGGAGATAGTATTTTAGTACCTGCAACAGGTATGCACATTATAGAAAATACAGGTAAGGATCGCTTGTATGCTCTTTGTGTAATGGTTCCAAATGAAGACTTTGCCGAATTAATTCGTCGTGGTGCTCCTGTTGAGCTTGATGAAGAAGATTTAGCCGTATTAAGTCAAGCAAATACTCCGATATTTATTTGA
- a CDS encoding Coq4 family protein — MQTLENVAQQWQTSVVESIINMVNAEDGDFGAIAKLSQAVNDVSSINKMIEFLCNHPQCKRAFEERPRLGNVDLQLLHQLPENTLGYAYANHMIKNNLTPLQGNFGDSNYQFLAAHLTETHDIWHIVTGCDTNITGEIKLEAFYVAQLYASRFWLALLTKNLLKAVVFDIEVSSKYMDALTEGWLMAKQAKPLFGIQWNTLWETSLEEVRNSLTISN; from the coding sequence ATGCAAACTTTAGAAAATGTAGCGCAGCAGTGGCAAACTTCGGTAGTGGAAAGCATTATCAATATGGTGAATGCTGAGGATGGCGACTTTGGTGCGATCGCCAAACTTTCCCAAGCTGTCAATGATGTTTCCAGTATCAATAAAATGATAGAATTTCTCTGTAATCATCCCCAGTGTAAACGAGCATTTGAGGAACGTCCGCGTCTAGGGAATGTTGATTTGCAACTGCTGCATCAGTTACCAGAAAATACACTAGGTTATGCTTATGCTAACCACATGATTAAAAATAATTTAACTCCTCTACAAGGGAACTTTGGTGATAGTAATTACCAATTTCTCGCAGCACATTTGACTGAGACCCACGATATCTGGCATATAGTTACAGGTTGTGATACAAATATTACCGGAGAAATTAAGTTAGAAGCATTTTATGTAGCACAGCTTTATGCTTCTCGTTTTTGGTTGGCTTTATTAACAAAAAATTTACTAAAAGCAGTTGTTTTTGATATAGAAGTTTCTAGCAAGTACATGGATGCCCTAACTGAGGGTTGGTTGATGGCTAAACAGGCAAAACCTCTTTTTGGTATTCAATGGAATACTCTTTGGGAAACATCTTTAGAAGAGGTACGCAATTCTTTAACAATTAGCAATTAG